A window of Terriglobia bacterium genomic DNA:
CGTAAATCCGGAATTCCGGCATTGGTTGTGCACTACCCGATGAAACGGGTAAGCCGCGCCGTTGAGAAAGGCGAGACTCAAGGACTGATTAAAATCAGCGTGCATGCAGAAACCAAACAGATCCTTGGCGCCGCCATCCTGGGCACCGGCGGCGACGAGGTGATTCATGTCCTGCTGGATCTGATGTATGCGAAAGCGCCGTACACGCTTCTGCAACACGCAATGCATATTCACCCGACCGTCTCGGAGTATCTGCCAACCATAATGTCCAAACTGCAGCCGCTGTAGTCTTCAGTTCCGGTTGCCCAACACGCGATCCAGATTGAAGGCGGCACTGATCAGCGCGAGATGCGTGAAACCTTGGGGGAAATTGCCGAGCGCTTCACCTTGCGGCCCCGTCTGTTCGGCATAGAGCCCGAGATGATTCGCGTAACCGAGCATACGCTCGAACAAAAGCCTCGCTTGATCGAGTTTTTCAGGGATGGTCTGGCCGGCGCGCGTCAACGCCTCGACCAGCCAGAACGAACACATATTGAACGTGCCTTCCTCGCCCGGCAGACCGTCGACGCCAGGCTGAGGCGGATAACGGTATACGAGGCTGTCGCTTACCAGACCGCCGCGGCGGGGACTTTCAAGAATCGCAGAGATCGTACTGAGCATTCGTGGATCGTTGGGAGCCATAAAGAACGTCAGGGGCATGATCAGTAGCGAGGCGTCCAGATCGCTGCTCTCGTAAGATTGAGTAAAGGCCCGGCGCTTCTCATTCCAACCTCGGGTCATCACTTCTTCATAAATGCGGTCCCGCTCCCGGATCCATTTCTCACGTTCCCCGGGTAGAGCGCGCTTGTCCGCCAGCCGGGCGCCCCGATCGAGTGCGACCCAGTTCATGACCTTCGAGTAGACGAAGTTCTCTTCCCGGTTACGCATCTCCCAGATGCCGGTATCCGGACGTTGCCAGTTCTCGCAGATCCAATTCAGACGGCTTCGGAGTTTCACCCACATATCGTACGAAACCGGGCTCACGTACTTGTTATACAGATACACCGAGTCCATGAGTTCACCGTAGACATCGGCCTGAAACTGCGAAGCCGCGGCATTCCCGATACGCACGGGGCCGGACCGGCAGTATCCTTCCCAGTGATGCAGGACTTGCTCAGGAATCTCGCGATCTCCATCGATAGTCAGGAGTGGAGGAATAGCCATTCCTGAATGAAGATGCTTCGATGCATAGTTGTGGAGCCAGCCTATAAAGCCCGCCGCCTCGCGTTTGAAACCGATGCGGAGAAATCCGTAGACCGTGAAAGCCGCATCCCGCGCCCATGTGTAACGGTAATCCCAGTTGCGGACGCCGCCGATGACTTCGGGAAGGCTGGTAGTCGGGGCGGCAACAATGGCTCCGGTCGGTTCGAAAGTAAGAAGTTTCAGGACCAACGCCGATCTCTGCACCTGTTCACGCCAGCGTCCATGGTACGTACATGCGGAAAGCCACGTATGCCAATAACGCACCGTGGTCGCGAAA
This region includes:
- a CDS encoding glycoside hydrolase family 15 protein translates to MSYQPIENYGIIGNMRTAALVGMNGSIDWYCYPHFDSPSIFGAILDDTKGGRFQVCPIGDDVRHKQLYLPSTNILVTRFLLRDGIAELEDFMPVGLPPDSPWYHHLCRRIRCVKGAVTISAVCFPAFDYGRKAHETRLDANGAAFSSGELTLVLSSTVPLSRNGQAVTAEFKLEEGQSQVFILKGHEDAPDTPCAPTANEADELFATTVRYWHTWLSACTYHGRWREQVQRSALVLKLLTFEPTGAIVAAPTTSLPEVIGGVRNWDYRYTWARDAAFTVYGFLRIGFKREAAGFIGWLHNYASKHLHSGMAIPPLLTIDGDREIPEQVLHHWEGYCRSGPVRIGNAAASQFQADVYGELMDSVYLYNKYVSPVSYDMWVKLRSRLNWICENWQRPDTGIWEMRNREENFVYSKVMNWVALDRGARLADKRALPGEREKWIRERDRIYEEVMTRGWNEKRRAFTQSYESSDLDASLLIMPLTFFMAPNDPRMLSTISAILESPRRGGLVSDSLVYRYPPQPGVDGLPGEEGTFNMCSFWLVEALTRAGQTIPEKLDQARLLFERMLGYANHLGLYAEQTGPQGEALGNFPQGFTHLALISAAFNLDRVLGNRN